A window from Saprospiraceae bacterium encodes these proteins:
- a CDS encoding response regulator transcription factor — MKVLIVEDEIPAQDLLVRTLKIVEPSIEIVGKADSIQTAAEWLKLNSADLIFMDIQLNDGLSFSIFEQVQIHTPVIFTTAYDAYAIKAFKVNSIDYLLKPIDEDDLRIAINKYKNITNSTLILNISDLKKTLSLSEKTYQQRFIVHRGEKLLSVTVDQIAYFEGEDRYVYLVTKDAKRFIIDYKLAEVETVLDPKSFYRLNRSFISRFEAIDGMINLSKSRVKVSLNPPAKRDVIVSSENNQDFKRWLNS; from the coding sequence ATTAAAGTATTGATTGTAGAAGACGAAATTCCAGCTCAGGATCTCCTTGTGAGAACATTAAAAATAGTGGAACCATCCATAGAAATCGTGGGCAAAGCAGATAGTATTCAAACAGCGGCTGAATGGTTAAAATTAAATTCGGCAGATTTAATTTTTATGGATATTCAATTGAATGATGGGCTTAGTTTTTCTATTTTTGAGCAGGTACAAATACATACACCTGTGATATTTACAACCGCTTATGATGCTTACGCTATTAAAGCTTTTAAGGTAAACAGCATAGACTATCTTTTAAAACCGATTGATGAAGACGATCTCAGAATAGCAATCAACAAATACAAAAATATCACCAATTCTACATTGATACTAAATATTTCGGATCTTAAGAAAACACTGAGTCTTTCAGAAAAAACTTATCAGCAAAGATTTATAGTGCATCGGGGAGAAAAATTATTGAGTGTCACGGTGGATCAGATAGCTTACTTCGAAGGTGAAGACAGATATGTATATTTAGTGACTAAAGATGCTAAAAGATTCATCATTGACTACAAATTGGCAGAGGTGGAAACGGTTTTGGACCCTAAGTCTTTTTATCGATTAAACCGAAGTTTTATTTCCAGGTTTGAGGCCATCGACGGCATGATCAATCTCAGCAAAAGTCGTGTTAAAGTCAGCCTGAATCCACCTGCAAAAAGAGATGTAATCGTAAGCAGTGAAAATAATCAGGATTTTAAAAGATGGTTAAACTCATAA